The Cetobacterium somerae sequence CTTAAAATTGGTTTAAATTTCTCTGTATTAACTCCTTCTCCAGGAAGAATGAATATTTTTTTCTCATTCACAATATTTTCATCCGTTAAACGTTTTTTATCATCTTGATTTAAAACCCAAACCTCTTTCGAATAATTTAAAGAAATCTTATATAAAGTTTTAGCTATTTTAGAAACAATTCCTCCTTCAACAAAGGAATAACCCAATCCTGTTAAAACTGCTATACTTGGAATCTTTGCACATTTAGCCGCTAGAGTTCCGTAAATATTTGGTTTAATTGTATAGTGAAAAATAATATCAGGCTTCTCTTCAATATAAATATTTTTTAATTGAAGAAATAATTGAAAATCCTTTACAGGATTTACTCCTCTTAAACTTAACTCTATAGGAATGTGTCTAACTCCAAGTTCTTTCGGAAAATCTATTCTAGAGTCTTTTGGAGCTACAGCTATTACCTCGTGTCCATCATCTATCAATGCTTTTATAACTCCATATCTGAATATATATATATCCCAAAGTACATTTGCAGTAAAAAATATTTTTAATTTTTTCATAAATACCTCTCAATTAATATTGTATTAATAGTTCTTTTCCATGACTTTCTTTCAAGTATTTTTTACTTTCAATCAGTTCCTTTTCTCTTTTATTATAATCTAATTTATTAAAAATGGCATTTTCATATTTGTAATTTATTTTATTTCCTGGAAATATCATACTTCTATAAATTCTTACAAAACATAGTAAACATATAATTATTATCAAATTTTTTTTATTTTTTACATTTTCTATCGCTCTTGTTAAAACTAACCAAGCTCCATAAATAAATAGTATTCCTATTCTTAATGAAACTATAGAAAGCTCTGAAGTAAAAAGAAATATAAATATCCAAATATAAGCACTATTTTTTATGATTAAATCCTTTTCATATTTATATGCTAAGAAAAATATGAACGCTCTTTCTAAATAAAATAGATTTAACCCTCTTATTAACTCTTTAGGAACTACACTTCTATAATTAATTAATTTATTTTCAAAAATATCAGGCAAATATTCAAAATTTAATTTAAAAATTAAGTGAAAAATTTTTAAGTCTAATAAATAATATATACTTCCTAATATAAAAGTAGCCATTATAATTTTATTTTTATAATTATAATTTAAAATAAAGTACATTGGTAAATAAAATACTGCACTTGTATGAAATAATATCCCTAATATATTTAAAATCAAAAAAGGAGTTATTTTTCTCTCTCTTATATATTGAATAGAAAATAAGAATAAAATCATTGCTTTTATATTTCTTAATAGTTCCACTTCGATGTGTAATCCTTGAATACTAAAAAATATTGCAAATGCCATTATTGGATATTTACAATATTTTTTAAATATAAAATATATAGCTATAAAATCAATTGTTGTAGTTATCAATTGATAAAAAATATAATTTCTAAAAAAGCCTCTAATTAAAGAGGTATATAACATATAACCTTTTTCATAAATATAAGTTGAGTTCATAAAGGAAGGATAGTAAAAATACCAATCCCATCCTAAAAATCCTCTTGTTCCTAAAAATATAATTAAAATAATAATTATACCTTTTAAAATTTTTTCCTTTTGAACTTTATTTTCTGAAAAAACATCATAAATTCCTAGCATCAATAATATCAAAGCTATTGATATAAAAATCATTTTAATTCCTCTTTATAAATATTTATATATTGTTTTGCAGTTCCTTCAATTGAATATGTTAAGCTATTTTTTATTCCTGCTTTACTTTTTTCAAAATAATATTTTTGATCTTTTAAACTCATAATTTTTTCAACTAAATCATTTACATCTCCCAATTTAAAAAGAAGTCCACTATCTCCAACAACATTAGCTAAGCCCTCTACATCACTTGCTATAATAGGAGTTCCTGCTGCCATAGCCTCTAATGCACTTAGCCCAAACCCTTCAAATTTAGATGATTGTATCGCTATATCGCTCCTTTTTAAAAGTGCTGGAATAGAATTTGAATAACCTAAAAATTGAACCCTATCATTTAAATTTAACATTAAAACTTCACGCTTTACAGCTTCTTGAGTTTCTCCTTCTCCAACAAAAGTTAGTACATAATCTTTGGGTAATTTCTCCATTGCTCGTACTACTGTTAAGTGATCTTTAGATGAATGAAATCTTGAAACCATTATTAAATTATTCCCTTTTCTCTCTTTAGGTTTTCCCATAAATGCTCTTAAAGAAACTCCATTTGGTATAACCTCTATTTTATTTATGTTTAATCCTATCCATCTCATAAGTTCTCTAGCAGTAGCTTCTGATATTGCTATTACTTTATCATAAGAACTATATATAAATTTGTCTAAAATCTTATATATCCATTTTTCTCTTCTTCTATTATGTGTACTATGTTCTGTTGTTATATACACTACTTTTTTATTTAAATATTTTGCAACACTTGTCCAAATTTGAGCATGAACAAGATGAGCATGCACTATATCTATTTTATTTTCTTTTATTATTTTAGATATTTCAAATGGGTTTTTAAAACTAAATTTGTCATTTGCTTTAAGAGTATAAATTTTTACACCTCTTTTTTTATATTCTTCTAAAAATTTTTCATTTTTAGTATCTAAAACTAATAACTCCACTTCCATTCCCTGTTTTTTTTGAGCTGGAATTAAATCTAATAGTAGCTTTTCTGCTCCACCTAATTCTAAAGATGTTATTATGTGAAGTATTTTCATTTAATTCTCCTTTTCTTTTTTCCAATCATAATACATCGATTGGAAAAATCTAATTAAAAACTTAACTTTATTTTTAATTGGAATTTTTTTTCTCAACATATATTGGTAATATAATTTTAATCCTTTAGGATTATTTTTTATTATCTCATTAAATTTCCTTGTATAACCATCAGCCAAATATTGATAGTAATATATCCCCTTATCTATGTATCTAAAAATATAATTTTCACCTATTTGGTTCCAAATATATCCTTCGGGAATAAATTTTTCATTCTCTATTTCTGGAAAAGGATACTCTCTCATTATAGATGTTTTAACTATTTCAGCCTTATCTCCCAATATTTTTTTATTGTAGAATATATCTAAAGGATTACTATCGATTTGAGCTCCACCAAAAGTTTCATTTTTTCTTACACTTTCTCCATTATCAAAAACTTCAACTTTTCTAAATACTATTCCTGCATAATCGTTTGGTAAAGTTATAATTTCTTCTTCTATTATTTCCATTGCTTTTTCATTTAAATAATCATCACTATCAACAATAAAGAAAAACTCTTTTTCAGCTAAAGAAACACCAATATTTATTGCTCTCATCTTCCCACCATTTTTTACTCTTTTATATAATATGGGAATCTCATCTTCATCTATAAACTCTTTTATTAACTTTTCAGTTCCATCATTTGAACCATCATCTACAACTATCCATTCAAAGTTTTTCACTGTTTGATTCTTTAAACTTTTATATAATCTCCTTAATGTTTGTTCTCTATTATAGGTTGGTGTAAATACAGTTATCATCACTCTTACCTTCCTTTTCCAAAAACAACTGTTTTTAAAGTTTTAAATAAAATTACTATATCTAAATATAAGCTATAACACTTTATGTAGTATAAATCATACTCTAATTTATTTTTAGCATCTTCAACTGTTGCTCCATATGGATACATTACTTGAGCCCATCCAGTAAGTCCAGGTTTTACCATGTGTCTTAATCCATAATACGGAATTTGTTTTTCTAACTCTTTTATAAACACCATTCTCTCAGGTCTTGGGCCAATAAAACTCATATCTCCTCTAATAACATTTAAGAGTTGAGGTAGCTCATCTACTCTTGTTTTTCTCATAAAATTTCCAAACTTTGTAACTCTTGGATCATTTTTTTGAGCCCATTTTGCTCCATCTTTTTCTGCATCCTGTCTCATACTTCTAAATTTATATACAGGAAATTCCTTTTCATTCTCTCCTACTCTATCTTGAGAATATATAATTGGTCCTGGACTTTCTATTTTTACAATTATAGCTGCAATTATCATAATTGGAAAAGTTAAAGCTCCTATTACAATAGACATTCCAATATCAAAAACTCTTTTTACTTTGTTTTGAAATTTACTTCTTAAAATCTCAAATCCATAAGCATTTAATAACCATTCTTCATTTATATACGAAACTTCAACTTTTTTTTCAATTTCTAACATATAATCTAAATATCCCATTACATGAGTATTTCTTAATTTTATTTTTAATATTTTTTCAATTTCTTTTTCTTCTAATCTTATTTTTCCTAATAATAATAATTTTATATTATTAACTTTTACAAATTCCTCTAACTTTTCAATATCATCAGTAAAATTAATATATCTATAACCCTCTAATTTTTCTAAACTTTTTTCTAAATTAACTTTTAACTCCCCGGTTCCATAAATTGTAACTGGCTTAACTCTATAAACGACTATATTTATAATTGTTCTTAAAAAAATTGTAATTGTAGTAAATAAAAGGAAAAATATAATTAACCAAAAATCCCAACTTATAAGAAACCAAATCAAAAAGAATATAAAATTCAGTCCAATTACAGTTATATAATTTCTTATTGTATACTTAGGTACATCAAAATTCATTAAATCAAATAAGTACAATCCTAGCATTATAAAAGAAAATACTCCAATGCCTATAATACTCGTTTCTAACGTTAATCCTAACAAGTTTGTTAAAGTTGAAAATAGAATCCCTAAAATACCTATATAAAACGCTTTTAACATTAACTCTCACTATCTCCTTCATAGAGAACAACTCTTTCTCCATCTTCTATTATATTTTCATCAGCTCCATTTTTATCATAAAATATAATTGCTTTAAATATTTCATCTTTAGAATCTAAACCATATTCTGAAAACAATGCGGTAGGATAAGCCCCATCTCTGTAAGAAACAACTGTCAGCATATTATTATTTCTAACTAAATATTTTGTCTTTCTATTTTTGCTTGCTATATCTTCATCATCTCTTCCAATTCTTCCAAGTATTTTACCTAAAATATCTAATTGAAATTTATCCTCATCATTTTTTACTTCCCACACACCAGAATCCTCTTTTTCGATTTTAACTTTTCTCATTTCTTTTCCAGTTTTTAAAATATATCTAATATTCCCCATGCTGTCAAAAGTGAACGGTAAACCTTCATCTTTTAAATTATAAGAAGCTAAATTAAATCCTGGCTGGATACTTCCTGGAACTCTTTTCTCAATATAAATAGCTGGTAATTTATCATCTATCGCCACTGTCTTCAATTTTAATTTTTTACTTTTTATAACTTTTTTATCATTCAGATTTAATTGTTCAATTAAAACTATATTTTCTGATTTTGGATATAATCCTACTATTGGTAAAATATCTCCTGATGTATATTTTTTTTCATAACTAAAGTTAGGCATTCCTCCCATACCCATTACTGTTACTTTTAATAATTCAATATCATCACTTGGTTCATATTTCATACCATAGGCTAAAGGTGTTCTTCCATATGGATTGTATCTTAAGAACGGATCTTCAAATGTATATACTTTTTCTTCATATTCCTTTTTTAATTCTTTTTCATACTTTTCGTCTTGAACATATAAATCGCCATATAAAGCAGCTTTTCTAATATCAAATCCTTTCAACATATCTTCTATTTCAATTGCTAAACTTGGATTTACACTTCCAATTTTATAAAGAGTTTTACTTATTTCAACCGTTTCTTCTAAATCATATTTTTTCATATCTTTCTTTTCTACAAACTCAACAGTTATCGGTGATTTGGATAAAATCTCACTTATTTCTATTAAATTATTTTCTGAAAGCTGATCAAAAGTATCTTTACTATTTTTTATTGGTAATAATTTAGTTATCCTGTCTTTAATTTTTATAACTTCAGGTCTATTCTCGATAGTTTTAATACTATTCTCAAAATTGTTTTTTATTAAATCTTCTTTAAAGTATTTACCTAACTCTGGAGATAATAATATTAAATCTTTTAGTCCTTTTATTACTTTAGAGTTTTCTAAAGCTTTATTATACTCTTTATTTTCTAAATACGATTTAATATCTGGATTATTTATAAAATCAACTAACTTTCCATCTTTTAAAGTTAAAACTGCTATTTCCATTTTATCTGGTGATAAACTTTCCAAAATTCTTTTCAATTTATTATCTTTTAATTTTATATCAAAAATTTTTTCATTTTTTTTCTTTTCACTATTTTCATATATTTTAGAAATACTTTTATTACTTTTTAATATGTTTTCTATTTTTTTTCTATTAAATAATAACATAAAACCAATTACTATTATTAATATAGAAATTATTGATACTATTATTTTTTCTTTTTTAATCATATTTTTATACTCACCCCATTTTTAAATTTTTAAATTCTTTATTATTATACACTATATTGAATTAATTGTATAAAAAAAAGAGCTAAAAAGCTCTTTAAAGTTAATTATTTTTCCAAAAAATAAAAAATGGCGCTTCTTGCTGGGCTCGAACCAGCGACAACACGATTAACAGTCGTGCGCTCTACCAACTGAGCTAAAGAAGCACTTTTTTAAGATTGGCAACTTCCTATCCTCCCAGGGGGCTGCCCCCCAAGTACTTTCAGCGTTTATGGGCTTAACTTCCAGGTTCGAAATGTTACTGGGTGTACCTCCATAGCTATCGTTGCCAATCAATATTTATTTGTGTTCTTGAACACTTGAAACTATATAGTAGTATATTAAGGTTAAAACTTCGATATATTAGTATTGGTCAGCTAAAAGTCTCACAACTCTTACACCCCCAACCTATCAACCTCCTAGTCTCGAAGGTATCTTAAAGAGTACTTATCTTGAAGTCAGTTTCCCGCTTAGATGCTTTCAGCGGTTATCTGTTCCAAACGTGACTACCCAGCTGTGCCACTGGCGTGACAACTGGTACATCAGAGGTTTGTCCATCCCGGTCCTCTCGTACTAAGGACAGATCTTCTCAATACTCTAACGCCTACAGTGGATAGGGACCGAACTGTCTCACGACGTTCTGAACCCAGCTCACGTACCGCTTTAATGGGCGAACAGCCCAACCCTTGGGACCTTCTCCAGCCCCAGGATGCGATGAGCCGACATCGAGGTGCCAAACTCTACCGTCGATATGGACTCTCGGGTAGAATCAGCCTGTTATCCCCAGGGTAGCTTTTATCCGTTGAGCGACGACCCTTCCATTCGGAATCGCCGGATCACTATGTCCTGCTTTCGCACCTGCTCGACCCGTCAGTCTCGCAGTTAAGCTCTCTTATGCCATTGCACTCTGCGGTTGATTTCCATCCAACCTGAGAGAACCTTTGAACGCCTCCGTTACTCTTTCGGAGGCGACCGCCCCAGTCAAACTGCCCACCTAGCACTGTCTTCGAGGGTACAAACCTCAAATTAGAATTCCGACATAGTATGGTTGGTATTCCACCAGTGACTCCGCGTAATCTAGCGACCACGCATCATAGTCTCCCAACTATCCTATACATACGATGCCAAAACCCAATACCAAGCTACAGTAAAGCTCCATGGGGTCTTTCCGTCCTACTGCAGGTAACCGGTATCTTCACCGGTAATACAATTTCACCAGGCCTCCCGTCAAGACAGCTCTCAGATCGTTACACCATTCGTGCAGGTCGGAACTTACCCGACAAGGAATTTCGCTACCTTAGGACCGTTATAGTTACGGCCGCCGTTCACCGGGGCTTCAATTCGGAGCTCTCACTCCTCCTCTTAACCTTCCGGCACTGGGCAGGTGTCAGCCCATATACGTCGCCTTACAGCTTAGCATAGACCTGTGTTTTTGTTAAACAGTCGCCTGAGACTCTTCACTGCGGCCTCTCATAGCTTTGCGTCGCGTGTACGCTCACCATAAAAGGCACCCCTTCTCCCGAAGTTACGGGGCTATTTTGCAGAGTTCCTTAACGAGAGTTAGCCTGTCCGCCTTAGATTTCTCATCCTGACCACCTGTGTCGGTTTGGGGTACGGGCACTAATATCTTTAAAACGCTTAGAAGCTTTTCTCGGCAGTGTGGTATTTGCACCTTCCATCTTACGACTCCTCATCACACCTCACGTTTAGTCTAGCGGATTTTCCTACTAGACCACGCTACATGCTTGAACTGGCACTTCCGTTCGCCAGCGTGCATAACCTCCTGCGTCCCTCCATCACTTGATATCAGTGGCACAGAAATATTAATCTGTTTTCCATTCGCCTACGCAATCTAGCCTCGGCTTAGGACCCGGCTTACCCAGGGGAGACAAACTTTACCCTGGAACCCTTGGTCTTCCGGCGTGGGGGATTCTCGCCCCCATTCTCGCTACTTATTCCTGCATTCTCACTTCTGATACCTCCAGAGTTTCTTGTCGATTCTCCTTCAACGGCCTACAGAACGCTCTCCTACCAGTCGCTTACGCAACTCCACAGCTTCGGTTTATAACTTAGCCCCGTTACATTGTCGGCGCAGAGACTCTCGACCAGTGAGCTATTACGCACTCTTTAAAGGTATGGCTGCTTCTAAGCCAACCTCCTGGTTGTTTGTGAATCTCCACCTCCTTTCCCACTTAGTTATAATTAGGGACCTTAGCTGGTGGTCTGGGTTGTTTCCCTTTTGACCATGGAAGTTAATTCCCATAGTCTCACTCCTGAGCTCTAGAATTATGGTATTCGGAGTTTGATTGACTTCGGTAAGCAGTATGCCCCCTAGGTCATTCAGTGCTCTACCCCCATAATTGAACACTCAAGGCTGCACCTAAATGCATTTCGGAGAGAACGAGCTATCTCCTGGTTCGATTGGCTTTTCACCCCTAAACCTACCTCATCTCCCAACTTTTCAACGGCGGTGAGTTCGGGCCTCCACTGTGTCTTACCACAGCTTCACCCTGGACAGGCTTAGATCACCAGGTTTCGCGTCTACGCCCAGCGACTATGTCGCCCTATTCAGACTCGGTTTCCCTTCGGCTCCGTTAAACTTAACCTTGCCACTGAACGTAACTCGCAGGATCATTCTCCAAAAGGCACGCCATCACCCCAAAGGGCTCTGACCGCTTGTAAGCACACGATTTCAGGTTCTATTTCACTCCCCTCCCGGGGTTCTTTTCACCTTTCCCTCACGGTACTATGCGCTATCGGTAAGTAAGAGTATTTAGCCTTACGAGATATGGTCCTCGCAGATTCACACAGAATTCCTCGTGTTCCGTGCTACTTGGGAGAGATCATACATTTGATACGGTTTACCTGTACGAGGCTTTCACTCTCTACGGCAGGCCTTTCCAGACCTTTCCAGTTCGGCGTATCATAATGTCGAATACCTTGCAGTTCTTCAGACGATCTTCCCGCTACCCCGTAGATGCAACGGCTGCATCCTTGGCACATCTACGGTTTGGGCTCACCCCCGTTCGCTCGCCGCTACTTAGGGGATCGTTTTTACTTTCTTTTCCTCGCGTTACTTAGATGTTTCAGTTCACGCGGTTCCCTCTTTCGTGCTAAGACTCCATCTTAGCAGATTTCTCCATTCGGAAATCTTGGCATCACAGTTCGATTGCAACTCCACCAAGCTTATCGCAGCTTACCACGTCCTTCATCGGCTCTTACTTCCTAGGCATCCTTCGTGTGCCCTTAATATTTTAACCTTGTAATATAATTCATATTATTTAGACAGACTAACTACTCAATTTAAGATTGACTTAAAAATGAATTGTTAGTTAATTTAGAATATTTTCTCAATATCTACTATATAGTTTCCAATGTCCAAGTTTGATAATGTTTTGGTGGAGATAAGCGGAGTCGAACCGCTGACCTACGCAGTGCAAGTGCGTCGCTCTCCCAACTGAGCTATATCCCCATACTTACAAAGAACAGTATCAATCGAATAGAGAAAAAGTTAGTCTCCTTAGAAAGGAGGTGATCCATCCGCACGTTCCCGTACGGATACCTTGTTACGACTTCACCCCAATCGCTAATCACACCTTAGGAACATCCCTCCTTACGGTTAGGCCTGCTACTTCAGGTGCAACCAACTCTCGTGGTGTGACGGGCGGTGTGTACAAGACCCGAGAACGTATTCACCGCAACATGCTGATTTGCGATTACTAGCGATTCCAACTTCATGTACTCGAGTTGCAGAGTACAATCCGAACTAAGAACAGCTTTAAGAGATTAGCTCACCCTCGCGGGTTGGCAA is a genomic window containing:
- a CDS encoding glycosyltransferase encodes the protein MKILHIITSLELGGAEKLLLDLIPAQKKQGMEVELLVLDTKNEKFLEEYKKRGVKIYTLKANDKFSFKNPFEISKIIKENKIDIVHAHLVHAQIWTSVAKYLNKKVVYITTEHSTHNRRREKWIYKILDKFIYSSYDKVIAISEATARELMRWIGLNINKIEVIPNGVSLRAFMGKPKERKGNNLIMVSRFHSSKDHLTVVRAMEKLPKDYVLTFVGEGETQEAVKREVLMLNLNDRVQFLGYSNSIPALLKRSDIAIQSSKFEGFGLSALEAMAAGTPIIASDVEGLANVVGDSGLLFKLGDVNDLVEKIMSLKDQKYYFEKSKAGIKNSLTYSIEGTAKQYINIYKEELK
- a CDS encoding EpsG family protein; translation: MIFISIALILLMLGIYDVFSENKVQKEKILKGIIIILIIFLGTRGFLGWDWYFYYPSFMNSTYIYEKGYMLYTSLIRGFFRNYIFYQLITTTIDFIAIYFIFKKYCKYPIMAFAIFFSIQGLHIEVELLRNIKAMILFLFSIQYIRERKITPFLILNILGILFHTSAVFYLPMYFILNYNYKNKIIMATFILGSIYYLLDLKIFHLIFKLNFEYLPDIFENKLINYRSVVPKELIRGLNLFYLERAFIFFLAYKYEKDLIIKNSAYIWIFIFLFTSELSIVSLRIGILFIYGAWLVLTRAIENVKNKKNLIIIICLLCFVRIYRSMIFPGNKINYKYENAIFNKLDYNKREKELIESKKYLKESHGKELLIQY
- a CDS encoding glycosyltransferase family 2 protein, whose translation is MITVFTPTYNREQTLRRLYKSLKNQTVKNFEWIVVDDGSNDGTEKLIKEFIDEDEIPILYKRVKNGGKMRAINIGVSLAEKEFFFIVDSDDYLNEKAMEIIEEEIITLPNDYAGIVFRKVEVFDNGESVRKNETFGGAQIDSNPLDIFYNKKILGDKAEIVKTSIMREYPFPEIENEKFIPEGYIWNQIGENYIFRYIDKGIYYYQYLADGYTRKFNEIIKNNPKGLKLYYQYMLRKKIPIKNKVKFLIRFFQSMYYDWKKEKEN
- a CDS encoding sugar transferase codes for the protein MLKAFYIGILGILFSTLTNLLGLTLETSIIGIGVFSFIMLGLYLFDLMNFDVPKYTIRNYITVIGLNFIFFLIWFLISWDFWLIIFFLLFTTITIFLRTIINIVVYRVKPVTIYGTGELKVNLEKSLEKLEGYRYINFTDDIEKLEEFVKVNNIKLLLLGKIRLEEKEIEKILKIKLRNTHVMGYLDYMLEIEKKVEVSYINEEWLLNAYGFEILRSKFQNKVKRVFDIGMSIVIGALTFPIMIIAAIIVKIESPGPIIYSQDRVGENEKEFPVYKFRSMRQDAEKDGAKWAQKNDPRVTKFGNFMRKTRVDELPQLLNVIRGDMSFIGPRPERMVFIKELEKQIPYYGLRHMVKPGLTGWAQVMYPYGATVEDAKNKLEYDLYYIKCYSLYLDIVILFKTLKTVVFGKGR